The Corynebacterium minutissimum genome includes the window ACCCCAACGGAAGGAGCCCGCGCCACCGAAAATGGAGCGCATGGCGCGCTTGCCCTGCTTGTAGCGCTCGACGATGACCACGTGCATTGCCGCCCACAGCGGGCCGCACATGGCGATGTCCGGGCCGATGATGGACATCAGCATGTTACGGCCACCAAAGAGCAGGTGTGCGCGCGATGGGCTGTAAACCACGGCCTCGTCCGTGCGGACGTGATCTGCCTCCTTAAGCACGGCGTTGGCCTGCAAGACGTCACCGAAGACCACGATGTAGGCGGCCAGTACCGTCGGGATAGCGGTGAGGAACATGTGTGCCGGGGGCAGGCCCACACCGAAGACGGTGTACTCAGACCACAGGGTCATGAAATCCGGTTTGGAGAAACCCCACTCTACGTCCGGCCAGGGAGCCTCACCGGCCAGGGGCGCGACGAAGACCGCGATGAAAATGGCGGGCAGAATGCCCAGCGAGGCCAGGAAGCGCCACCCGGCGGCCTTCTGTCGCAGGGATTGGAATCCACGGGAGTACATGAGGAAGAAGGCCACGGCCACCGCGATGGTGATGGTGATGGGGAAGGAGTGGAAACGTCCGTCCTCCTTAAACACCGAGATGATGGCGGCGATACCGGCGCCGAGAACAATTCCCGCGCGCAGGCCAGACGGAATAAGGCGAACGACTTTCGATGCTAATCCTGTTGCACCTAGCGTTAAAGAGAATATGCCCAACATGAGCTGGAAACTGATAAGCGCCCAGACACGCTGCTCGCCCTCCGGGAAGGTTTGGATGTAGACGGTTAGCAGTGGGATAGCCGGAGTGATCCAGCCAGGAATGACAGGGTCACCGAGCAGGTGGTGGGTCAAATAGAGAAGGCCGTTGAGCATGACGACGGCCAGTGCCGCCTCGTAGGGCATGCCGAGGGCCTCGGTCATCAGGGGGATAGCGCCCAGATCCACCACGCACATAAACAGGCCTTGGGCGAAGTCCGGCCATTCCATGCGGTAGTGCACGAAAGGCAAGCGGACGTCAAAGGGGCCCATCTTCCAGTGCGGTGATGCTTGACCGATGCCCTGATCGTCGGGCTCGGCGGCTGCGTTAGTTTCGGCCATGACGGCCTCCTTTCAAAAGGGTTAAAGCCTCGCACGCAGCGGCGCGAGGCCCGAAAGAGCAGGGGAGCGGGAAGAGCCGATTTAGTCGAACTCGATGATCTGGCGCAGGGCCACACCGTCAGACAGGCGGTCCATGGCGGTGTTGATGTCCTCGAGCTTGATGTGGTCAGAGATCAGCGCCTCGGCGTTGAGCTTGCCCTCACGCCACAGCTGCTCATACTTCGGAATATCCTTCGACGGAACGGAGGATCCCAGGTAGCAGCCGTGGACGCGGCGAGCCTCGGCGGTCATTACGAGCGGGTCGATGGTGATGGTGGAGCCTGGTGCCGGCAGACCTACGGTCACGGTCAGACCGCCCGGTGCGGTGACCTTATAAGCGGTCTCCAGTGCCTTCGGGTGGCCAGCGGCCTCCACCACAGCGGTGAACTTCTTGCCGGACTCTTCTGCCTCCTGCGGGGTCATCGCAGAGGTAGCGCCGATTTCGATGGCCTTCTCGCACTTGTCCTTCTGCATATCAATGCCCACGATCTCCTTCACGCCGAGCGCGGCAGCGGTGATGATCGCGGCCATGCCCACGCCGCCGAGGCCGACGACGGCGATGCTGTCCTCCGGCTTCGGATCGATCTCGTTGAGGATGGCGCCGCCGCCGGTGAGGATGGCGCAGCCAAGGATGGCGGCGATATCCGCCGGGACATCGGAGCCGACGGGGACGACAGACAGTTCGGAGACAACTGCGTGGGTAGCGAAGCCAGAGACACCCAGGTGGTGCTGGATCGTCTCGCCGTCACGAGTGAGGTGGCGGGTACCGCGGATGAGGGTGCCCTCGTTGTTGGTCTTGGAGCCGACCTCACACGGCATCTTGCCGTCGGTCTTGCAGCCGGCGCACTCGCCGCAGCGCGGGAGGAAGGTCATGACCACGTGGTCGCCGACCTTGACGTTGGTGACGCCCGGGCCAATCTCCTCGACGATGCCAGCGGACTCGTGGCCCAGCAGCATCGGAAGTGGGCGCGGGCGGTTGTTGTTGACCACAGATAGGTCGGAGTGGCAGAGGCCAGCGGCGGTGATCTTGACCAGGATCTCGCCTTCGCCGGGGCCGGTGAGCTCGAGCTCGCTCACGGTGATGGGCTTGGACTCGGCGTACGGGCGCTCATCGCCGGAACGCTCCAAGACGGCGCCGCGAATGGTAATCGTGTCAGACATTGATACCTCCAGACATCGGATGGGGTTAATGCCTCGCAATGTACGCCACGTCACGTTTAAGAGGGCAGAAACGATATGGGAAAAAATACACCCAACATACATGAGGGTGGGGAATTCTCTACCCCCTGAGCGCGTGGGCGCGCAGCGCTACGAAGACATCAAGCCCGCGCTGGCCGACGGCCCACTTATCACCCATGAGCTCCGCGATGCGATCGAGGCGCTGGCGCACCGTGTTGGGGTGGATGAACATGGCTCGGGCAGTCTGCGGGATGCTGTGGCCGGAGAGTAAGTAGTGATGGGCGGTATCGGTTAGCTCCGTGGAATGCTCTTCGTCATAACGGACCAGCGGTCCAATCGTGCGCGTGGACAGCGCGCTCAACGCCTGCGGGTCTGCGCCTAAGATGAGGCCGACTGTGCCCAGGGTGTCTTCGGTGACTAAGTGGCCCCGCATTCCCAGTGCAAGGGCTGACTCCAGGTAGGCCATGGCGGAATCGTGGGCGCTGCGTGCCGAATCCAGCCCATCGAAGGTGATGGCGGATACCGTCACATCAGGAAATTCAGACAGCAGCGGGGCCAGCGCCTTATCAATTGCTCGATCAGGTTGGTACAGCACGCACACGTGCTGGTCGTGGTGCGTGATAGCGGCATTACCTGGCAAGAGGTGCTCTAGCTGCGGGCGAGTCGGTAGCCCCTTAGCCGAGTGCACGCCAACGAAATACAGCTGCGCTGAAGAATTCAGGCTAATTCCTGTCAGGTGGCGCAGACGGGCGACTTCTTCGCGCCCAGCGTTACCCAGCGCCACGGCGTAGACGAGGTCGTCGACTTTGCGCGCGGTGGCGTCGACAAGCGCTTCGGCAAAGAGCGCAATTGCGGTAAAAGCAGCAGAAGCATGGCTGATGACACGGAGCTCGGTGTCGCTCAGCTCCTTGTCCACGCCGATTGTGCCCAGTTCACGGCCGTTAAACTCGACGGGGAACGTGCTGGTCGGGGGAGTATCCGGGGCCTCCTCCGTGGTCCACAGCGTCACGGAAGCGTCGAGGCTTTTCGCCAGCACGCGTTCGAGCTCCTCGAAGCTGGCATTGTTCATGAGCACGTGGAGCAGCTGCGTGTTGACCTCATTAAGCCATTGCAGCTCTTCGATGTGGCGGCTCAATGCGATCTGAGAGCGGGTCAGCTCGGCAACGGACTCGCCCTGGCTCTCAATGACCTGTGCATTCTCCAGTGCTACGGAAGTGATAGAGCCCAGCACCTCGAGGGCCGCGATTTCTTCGTGCGTGTAGTGGCGTGGGTGGCGGTCACCCACGAGAAGCGCTCCGATGGTTGTGCCCCCGATGCGAATCGGGGCTCCGAGGATGCCGCGAATACCCTCCGCCTGCACCGCATGGTCGACGTAGTCCACGTGGGTGACATCAGGATCGGCGGAATGATCATAGGTCCACGCCGGGCGGTTGGTGGCGGCCACGATGCCGAGGATTCCGGAGCCCATCGGCATGTTGATGGTGCGGAATTCCTCGGTGACCACGCCGCTGGTGGCCAGCACCTTGGTAAAGCCGGTGTCCTCATCGTTGAGGCTGAGATAGCCCACGTCGGTACCGATGGTGGAGCGCGCATGCCGCACAATAGCCTGGAGGATGTCTGTCGAATCGCGGCCAGCGTTGAGCATGTGGGAGACATCGAGAAGCTTCGTCGACATCACCCGCCACGTGTGATTGGCACGCATAGTTTCTTCCACAGCCCGCAGCGCGCTAAGCTCCTCGGCCGCCAGTTGCTCGCGCAGCTCGTCGGGGACACGGGTGCCGCTGGCGAGGTGGGAGAGGACGGGGCCGAGGAGAGACATGCCTTTAGTTTATTAGGGTCAGACCTTCTTCTTGGTACGCGGGATGGGCTTGCCCGTAATGAGTGCGTGCAACTTTCCGTCGCCGATCTGCATTTCCTCCGGAAGGTCCGCAGAATCGACCTCGGTCATGATTTCCCTGATGAAGTCTGACTCGGGGATGGAGGAATTGCGGGCGATGGCGGTGAGCTCGTGCATCTCCTCGTTGGAGAGGTGGTTGTCATTCTCAAAGCGCTTCTTGAGCAGATCACGCGCGCGGCGGCGCAGGTCCGCTTCGGACTGCAGGTCCTTGCGGTTCTTGAGCCAGGCGAAGCCGATGATGAACATGATGGCGATGCCCATGTAGCCCAGAATCGGGTAGACCCAGCCGATGAGGTTGGAGAAACCAATGAAGGAGAGGACGAAGCCGATGAGCACGGATATGACGTAGACCTTGTAGAAGTGCTGCGGCTTGCCGCGGGTCAGGCGCTTGGCAAAGGCATAGAACATGCCGATGGCGGTGTTATAAATCATGCCGTAAATAGCAATGGACATGGCGATGCCAAGCCATGGATGGATCTGCTCAATCATGGCCAAGGTTGGCATTTCGGCCTCAGTGATCGGGCCCACGGACACGTAGAGGCCGCCGACCAGGACTGCGAGCAGAAAGAGGAAGCATAGGCCGCCGAGAATGCCGCCGTAGCCTACTTCCTTGGCATCCAGGAAGTTACCGCCGATGACGATCATCATGGAGACCACCACGATGACGTTGAGGCCGAGGTTATTGATGGCAGAAACCCACCAGTTAGGAAGAGTGGTGGGAATGTTCTGTGCCTGCTCGTTGAGGTGCGACCAATCGGGGTTGGACGTGAGTACGGTGTATACGGTGCCGATGGTGAGCAGGACGATGATGAACGGGGTGATAGCACCGATGGCGATGGTCACCTTGTCCACGTCAAGCAGGCCAGTCAGCAGCGTGAGAACGAGCATGAGGACCGCGCCGATCCATACCGGCCAGCCCCACTGTTGATTGAGGTTGGTGCCGGCGCCGGCAAACATGG containing:
- a CDS encoding alcohol dehydrogenase catalytic domain-containing protein; this translates as MSDTITIRGAVLERSGDERPYAESKPITVSELELTGPGEGEILVKITAAGLCHSDLSVVNNNRPRPLPMLLGHESAGIVEEIGPGVTNVKVGDHVVMTFLPRCGECAGCKTDGKMPCEVGSKTNNEGTLIRGTRHLTRDGETIQHHLGVSGFATHAVVSELSVVPVGSDVPADIAAILGCAILTGGGAILNEIDPKPEDSIAVVGLGGVGMAAIITAAALGVKEIVGIDMQKDKCEKAIEIGATSAMTPQEAEESGKKFTAVVEAAGHPKALETAYKVTAPGGLTVTVGLPAPGSTITIDPLVMTAEARRVHGCYLGSSVPSKDIPKYEQLWREGKLNAEALISDHIKLEDINTAMDRLSDGVALRQIIEFD
- a CDS encoding helix-turn-helix domain-containing protein yields the protein MSLLGPVLSHLASGTRVPDELREQLAAEELSALRAVEETMRANHTWRVMSTKLLDVSHMLNAGRDSTDILQAIVRHARSTIGTDVGYLSLNDEDTGFTKVLATSGVVTEEFRTINMPMGSGILGIVAATNRPAWTYDHSADPDVTHVDYVDHAVQAEGIRGILGAPIRIGGTTIGALLVGDRHPRHYTHEEIAALEVLGSITSVALENAQVIESQGESVAELTRSQIALSRHIEELQWLNEVNTQLLHVLMNNASFEELERVLAKSLDASVTLWTTEEAPDTPPTSTFPVEFNGRELGTIGVDKELSDTELRVISHASAAFTAIALFAEALVDATARKVDDLVYAVALGNAGREEVARLRHLTGISLNSSAQLYFVGVHSAKGLPTRPQLEHLLPGNAAITHHDQHVCVLYQPDRAIDKALAPLLSEFPDVTVSAITFDGLDSARSAHDSAMAYLESALALGMRGHLVTEDTLGTVGLILGADPQALSALSTRTIGPLVRYDEEHSTELTDTAHHYLLSGHSIPQTARAMFIHPNTVRQRLDRIAELMGDKWAVGQRGLDVFVALRAHALRG
- a CDS encoding YkvI family membrane protein → MLKRSFGIAMAFIGVLAGASFASGREALQYFVAFGNMGVVGAIVTALAMTISGITILQLGSYHRAKEHTSVFNAVSTPIVSKILDVATLTCLFCIGFAMFAGAGTNLNQQWGWPVWIGAVLMLVLTLLTGLLDVDKVTIAIGAITPFIIVLLTIGTVYTVLTSNPDWSHLNEQAQNIPTTLPNWWVSAINNLGLNVIVVVSMMIVIGGNFLDAKEVGYGGILGGLCFLFLLAVLVGGLYVSVGPITEAEMPTLAMIEQIHPWLGIAMSIAIYGMIYNTAIGMFYAFAKRLTRGKPQHFYKVYVISVLIGFVLSFIGFSNLIGWVYPILGYMGIAIMFIIGFAWLKNRKDLQSEADLRRRARDLLKKRFENDNHLSNEEMHELTAIARNSSIPESDFIREIMTEVDSADLPEEMQIGDGKLHALITGKPIPRTKKKV